TCGAACAATTTCCATTGGTAATTCAGCATTTGGTTCTATAAATCCATAAACTGGTCGTACTTTATAATGTTGATTGTTtgatgtttttattttaaaagctAAACGTGATACACcattatttctaattttatgAGTTGCCCTACCACCAGACGCCGCAAtctgaaataaaaaatttttaactataaaaaatttaaaatgaaaaaattctTACTGATAATATGGAAGGACTTATTGTAATAATCATTGtaaattaaagataatttcaattaattatgatcacatttatataaatacatttttagcaaaaaaaaaaagaaaatttaaattttcttctattcaaatataa
This Strongyloides ratti genome assembly S_ratti_ED321, chromosome : 2 DNA region includes the following protein-coding sequences:
- a CDS encoding MSP domain and PapD-like domain-containing protein, yielding MIITISPSILSIAASGGRATHKIRNNGVSRLAFKIKTSNNQHYKVRPVYGFIEPNAELPMEIVRSEATPKEDRLVLQFAEIPPEETNPQAPFQAAAIQGEVIMVLSAV